A stretch of the Ictidomys tridecemlineatus isolate mIctTri1 chromosome 5, mIctTri1.hap1, whole genome shotgun sequence genome encodes the following:
- the E2f1 gene encoding transcription factor E2F1 has translation MAVAGAPAGGPCAPALEALLGAGALRLLDSSQIVIISTAQDASAPPAPAGPTAPAAGPRDPDLLLFATPQAPRPTPSAPRPALGRPPVKRRLDLETDHQYLAESSGPVRGRGRHPGKGAKSPGEKSRYETSLNLTTKRFLELLSRSADGVVDLNWAAEVLKVQKRRIYDITNVLEGIQLIAKKSKNHIQWLGSHATVGIGGRLEGLTQDLQQLQESEQQLDHLMHICTTQLRLLSEDSDSQRLAYVTCQDLRSIADPAEQMVMVIKAPPETQLQAVDSSENFQISLKSKQGPIDVFLCPEESVGGISPAKTPSQEAASGEEDRTTDPVTTVPPPSPPPSSPAMDPSQSLLSLEQEPLLSRMGGLRAPMDEDRLSPLVAADSLLEHVREDFSGLLPEEFISLSPPHEALDYHFGLEEGEGIRDLFDCDFGDLTPLDF, from the exons ATGGCTGTGGCTGGGGCCCCCGCAGGCGGCCCATGCGCGCCGGCGCTGGAGGCCCTGCTCGGGGCCGGCGCGCTGCGGCTGCTCGACTCCTCGCAGATCGTCATCATTTCCACGGCGCAGGACGCCAGCGCCCCGCCGGCTCCAGCTGGCCCCACGGCGCCCGCTGCCGGCCCCCGCGACCCCGACCTGCTGCTTTTCGCCACGCCGCAGGCGCCCCGGCCCACACCCAGCGCGCCGCGTCCGGCTCTTGGCCGCCCGCCG GTGAAGCGGAGGCTGGACCTGGAAACTGACCATCAGTACCTGGCTGAGAGCAGTGGGCCTGTTCGGGGTAGAGGCCGCCACCCAGGAAAAG GTGCAAAATCCCCGGGGGAGAAGTCACGCTATGAGACGTCCCTGAATCTGACCACCAAACGTTTCCTGGAGCTGTTGAGCCGCTCAGCTGATGGCGTTGTTGATCTGAACTGGGCAGCTGAGGTGCTGAAGGTGCAGAAACGGCGCATCTACGACATCACCAATGTCCTGGAAGGCATCCAGCTCATTGCCAAGAAGTCCAAGAACCACATCCAGTGGCT AGGCAGCCACGCCACAGTGGGAATCGGTGGGCGGCTTGAAGGGCTGACCCAGGACCTCCAGCAACTGCAGGAGAGCGAGCAGCAGCTGGACCACCTGATGCACATCTGCACCACACAGCTGCGGCTGCTCTCCGAGGACTCTGACAGCCAGCG CCTGGCCTATGTGACGTGTCAGGACCTTCGTAGCATTGCAGACCCTGCAGAGCAGATGGTCATGGTGATCAAGGCTCCTCCTGAGACCCAACTCCAAGCCGTGGACTCTTCAGAG AACTTTCAGATCTCCCTCAAGAGCAAACAAGGCCCCATTGATGTTTTCCTGTGCCCTGAAGAGAGTGTGGGCGGGATCAGCCCAGCAAAGACTCCATCCCAGGAGGCAGCTTCTGGAGAGGAGGACAGGACAACTGACCCCGTCACCACAGtgccaccaccatcacctccgCCTTCGTCCCCTGCTATGGATCCCAGCCAGTCCCTGCTCAGCCTGGAGCAAG AGCCACTGTTGTCAAGGATGGGTGGCCTGCGGGCCCCCATGGATGAGGACCGCCTGTCCCCGCTGGTGGCTGCTGACTCACTCCTGGAGCATGTGCGGGAAGACTTCTCCGGGCTCCTGCCTGAGGAGTTCATcagcctctccccaccccacgAGGCCCTCGACTACCACTTTGGCCTTGAGGAGGGTGAGGGCATCAGAGACCTCTTCGACTGTGACTTTGGGGATCTGACCCCCCTGGATTTCTGA